A stretch of the Sorangium aterium genome encodes the following:
- a CDS encoding DUF72 domain-containing protein: MHEEALRDPPRSPSEETPHQDQEEQRLARAAALAACAPVPARIGNALAGTAGWTDPTLVKSHRFYPKGVSSPAERLKFYASQFPVVEVNSSYYALPRPGMVAQWIERTPPDFVFNVKAFAPLTQHPVEPARLPPDVQGALPASLFDRRRLYPADLPAETRDALWERFRMAVDPLRQAGKLGYVLFQFPPWFTATRGNVRVIEECRRRMEGLPFAVELRHGSWGMPGRIERVVDLLRDLGAFYVIVDEPQGKQNSMPPTALVADPRLAVVRFHGRREETWDAPVGVNEKFRYVYDPVELAPWAETVARISQEAEQVHAIFNNCVSDHAVVGARGLMALLARRSAALADEAAPVPVSSAVH; the protein is encoded by the coding sequence GAAGCCCTGCGCGATCCGCCGCGGTCGCCTTCAGAGGAGACTCCACACCAGGACCAGGAGGAGCAGCGTCTCGCGCGCGCCGCGGCCCTCGCGGCGTGCGCGCCTGTGCCCGCCCGCATCGGCAACGCCCTCGCCGGGACCGCCGGGTGGACGGACCCGACCCTGGTGAAGAGCCATAGATTCTACCCGAAGGGCGTGTCGAGCCCGGCAGAACGGCTGAAGTTCTACGCGTCCCAGTTCCCCGTGGTCGAGGTCAACTCGAGCTATTACGCCCTCCCGCGTCCGGGGATGGTGGCGCAGTGGATCGAGCGGACTCCGCCTGATTTCGTGTTCAACGTGAAGGCGTTCGCGCCGCTCACCCAGCACCCCGTGGAGCCCGCCCGCCTCCCCCCGGACGTCCAGGGCGCGCTGCCGGCCTCGCTCTTCGACCGGCGGCGCCTCTACCCGGCAGACCTGCCGGCCGAGACCCGAGACGCGCTCTGGGAGCGCTTCCGGATGGCGGTCGATCCGCTGCGCCAGGCGGGCAAGCTCGGGTACGTGCTCTTCCAGTTCCCTCCGTGGTTCACGGCGACGCGCGGCAACGTGCGTGTCATCGAGGAGTGCCGGAGGCGCATGGAAGGGCTCCCGTTCGCCGTCGAGCTCAGGCACGGATCCTGGGGTATGCCCGGCCGCATCGAGCGCGTCGTGGATCTCCTCCGGGACCTCGGCGCATTCTACGTCATCGTCGATGAGCCGCAGGGCAAGCAGAACAGCATGCCTCCCACGGCCCTCGTCGCCGATCCTCGCCTCGCCGTTGTGCGCTTCCACGGCCGGCGCGAGGAGACCTGGGATGCGCCCGTCGGCGTGAACGAGAAGTTCAGGTACGTTTACGATCCCGTGGAGCTCGCTCCGTGGGCGGAGACCGTCGCGCGGATCTCCCAGGAGGCGGAGCAGGTCCACGCGATCTTCAACAACTGCGTGTCCGACCATGCCGTGGTCGGCGCCAGAGGGCTCATGGCTCTCCTCGCCCGCAGGTCGGCCGCGCTGGCGGACGAGGCCGCCCCGGTCCCGGTGAGCTCGGCCGTCCACTGA